One Flagellimonas sp. CMM7 genomic region harbors:
- a CDS encoding lipopolysaccharide assembly protein LapB — protein sequence MKHSKKVWLAVSTILTVCLFACKNKKPNPALASIDLKRGELLLCSTESFGEVNFSLSCSYETRATFDLALSLLHSFEYAEAEKAFVKVIDMDPNCAMAYWGVSMSIFQSLWMQSDLSYLEKGEKLLKLANKLPKSDLEKDYLDAISVFYKDWDSIDKLTRQRMYEKKMEELYNKHEGDTEAAVFYALAIRAAADPNDKSYSRQKKSGKILEDLFVEQPNHPGIAHYIIHNYDYPELAAKALVTARRYAEIAPASAHAQHMPSHIFTRLGLWDESINTNINSASSATCYAESVNPTANWAQEIHAVDYLVYGYLQMGDNEKAAEQLKEMQAVKDVFPKDHFAATYALAAMPVRMALENKNWDQASKLELPTINFPWEDLHWEKAMLHFGKALGYSHTKDILSAERELASLKHLHQNLLDSKKAYKAGQVNVQVHSAKAWIELAKGNKEDALSLMKTAAKLESETSKHPVTPGEVLPADELLGDMLLALNKPVEALKAYEVNLKGHPNRFNGVYGAAIAAKESDKNEIAVDYFNQLIELTKNSNSERPEIKEAKAFVQQYAS from the coding sequence ATGAAACATTCAAAAAAGGTATGGTTGGCAGTAAGCACAATTCTGACAGTCTGTTTATTTGCCTGTAAAAACAAAAAACCAAACCCTGCATTAGCCTCCATCGACCTTAAAAGAGGAGAACTCCTATTATGCAGCACAGAAAGTTTTGGGGAAGTAAACTTTTCATTATCATGTAGTTATGAAACTAGGGCTACCTTTGATTTAGCGCTGTCATTGTTACATTCTTTTGAATATGCCGAAGCTGAAAAAGCATTTGTGAAAGTAATTGATATGGATCCAAATTGCGCAATGGCATATTGGGGGGTTTCAATGAGTATTTTTCAATCGCTTTGGATGCAATCTGACCTAAGTTATTTAGAAAAGGGCGAGAAACTATTAAAACTGGCAAATAAATTACCAAAATCCGATTTGGAAAAGGATTATTTGGATGCGATCAGTGTCTTCTATAAAGATTGGGATAGCATTGACAAGTTGACCAGACAAAGAATGTATGAAAAAAAAATGGAGGAGCTATATAATAAACATGAAGGTGATACTGAAGCTGCAGTTTTCTATGCGTTGGCCATCCGTGCCGCCGCAGACCCCAATGATAAAAGTTATTCCAGACAAAAAAAGTCAGGAAAAATCCTAGAGGACCTCTTTGTTGAACAACCCAACCACCCCGGTATTGCACATTATATTATTCATAATTACGATTATCCAGAACTTGCAGCAAAGGCGTTGGTTACGGCAAGGCGTTATGCTGAAATTGCCCCTGCTTCTGCGCATGCGCAGCATATGCCTTCACACATATTCACACGTTTAGGCCTTTGGGATGAATCTATCAATACCAACATAAATTCTGCATCCTCTGCAACATGCTATGCAGAAAGTGTTAATCCAACTGCTAATTGGGCACAGGAAATTCATGCTGTGGATTATTTGGTATATGGCTATTTACAGATGGGAGACAATGAAAAAGCGGCCGAACAATTAAAGGAAATGCAAGCTGTTAAAGATGTCTTCCCTAAAGATCATTTTGCAGCTACTTATGCTTTGGCAGCCATGCCCGTAAGAATGGCTTTAGAAAATAAAAACTGGGATCAGGCCTCTAAACTTGAATTACCAACGATTAATTTTCCTTGGGAGGATTTACATTGGGAAAAGGCAATGTTACATTTTGGCAAGGCATTGGGTTATTCGCATACGAAAGATATATTATCCGCAGAGAGAGAACTTGCGTCCTTAAAGCATCTGCACCAAAACCTTCTGGATTCAAAAAAGGCCTACAAGGCAGGCCAAGTAAATGTACAAGTACATTCAGCCAAGGCTTGGATAGAATTGGCAAAAGGCAATAAAGAAGATGCGCTTAGTTTGATGAAAACAGCAGCTAAACTAGAAAGTGAAACTTCAAAACATCCTGTAACTCCAGGCGAGGTGCTACCTGCTGATGAACTTTTAGGTGATATGCTCTTGGCACTAAACAAACCTGTTGAGGCACTAAAAGCTTATGAGGTAAATTTAAAAGGGCACCCTAATAGGTTTAATGGTGTCTATGGTGCTGCAATTGCAGCAAAAGAATCAGATAAAAATGAGATAGCTGTAGACTACTTTAATCAACTTATTGAACTGACCAAGAATTCTAATAGTGAACGACCTGAAATAAAAGAGGCCAAAGCATTTGTCCAACAATATGCGAGCTGA
- a CDS encoding VF530 family DNA-binding protein → MENQKKSNREQPNNPLHGVKLVDILALLEEHYGWDELANRININCFKKDPSIKSSLTFLRKTPWARDKVERLYLKLITGK, encoded by the coding sequence ATGGAGAATCAAAAAAAATCCAATCGAGAACAACCCAACAACCCATTACATGGTGTAAAATTGGTAGATATATTGGCCCTTTTAGAAGAACATTACGGATGGGATGAGTTGGCAAACAGAATCAATATCAATTGTTTCAAAAAAGACCCTTCAATTAAATCCAGTCTTACCTTTTTAAGGAAAACCCCATGGGCTAGAGATAAAGTTGAACGTCTTTATCTTAAATTGATTACTGGTAAATAA
- a CDS encoding L-serine ammonia-lyase produces the protein MECISVFDMLKIGVGPSSSHTLGPWRAAERWINELKKQKVFESVINVKVYLYGSLSLTGKGHATDIAVVMGLLGRDPETIPTESIDPTIENLKTEKLLNFGGRHKIPFDFTKNIIFKKEFLPFHSNGIQFEAVLSSGSTILETYYSIGGGFVVKEELVHSKENKAVFKAFPCPIKTGAELLRYCEEKNQSISAIVLENELSLRTGSEIDAELERIWNTMLECMYLGCHTEGTLPGGLNVRRRAFEMHQKLKGELPYSNPSEWLQTIRKTEVKFRQILKWVSCFALSVNEVNAALGRVVTAPTNGSAGVIPAVLMYYMVIENHKADFEHVKKFLLVAGEIGSIFKKGATISAAMGGCQAEIGVSSAMAAGALTELLGGTPEQVLVASEIAMEHHLGLTCDPIGGLVQVPCIERNSMGAIKAINAAELALDTNPKEAKVPLDKVVNTMWETAKDMSSKYKETSEGGLAVGVFLSDC, from the coding sequence ATGGAATGTATTAGTGTTTTTGACATGCTCAAAATTGGTGTAGGGCCTTCAAGTTCTCATACCCTGGGGCCATGGAGAGCAGCAGAACGTTGGATCAACGAACTTAAAAAGCAAAAGGTTTTTGAGTCTGTTATTAATGTCAAAGTTTACTTGTACGGATCTCTGTCACTTACCGGAAAAGGACACGCCACCGATATTGCTGTGGTTATGGGGTTGTTAGGACGTGATCCTGAGACCATCCCCACTGAAAGTATAGATCCAACAATTGAAAATTTAAAGACCGAAAAACTATTAAACTTTGGAGGAAGGCACAAAATACCTTTTGATTTCACCAAAAACATCATCTTTAAAAAAGAATTTCTTCCCTTTCATTCCAACGGTATTCAATTTGAGGCAGTTTTGTCATCAGGTAGCACCATTCTAGAAACATATTATTCCATTGGCGGAGGTTTTGTTGTAAAAGAGGAGTTGGTTCATTCCAAAGAAAACAAGGCAGTGTTCAAAGCTTTTCCTTGCCCTATAAAAACTGGTGCTGAATTACTTCGCTATTGCGAAGAAAAAAATCAATCTATTTCTGCCATTGTTCTAGAGAATGAACTTTCGCTAAGAACAGGTTCTGAAATTGATGCAGAATTGGAACGGATTTGGAATACCATGCTGGAATGTATGTATTTGGGTTGCCATACTGAAGGTACATTGCCGGGTGGATTAAATGTCCGTCGCCGAGCCTTTGAAATGCATCAAAAACTAAAAGGGGAACTCCCCTATTCCAATCCTTCAGAATGGTTACAAACAATCCGAAAGACCGAAGTCAAATTCAGGCAGATTCTCAAGTGGGTAAGTTGTTTTGCCTTAAGTGTAAATGAAGTAAATGCTGCATTGGGAAGAGTAGTCACCGCACCAACTAACGGAAGTGCTGGTGTAATTCCGGCTGTTCTCATGTATTATATGGTCATTGAAAATCACAAAGCAGATTTTGAACACGTTAAAAAATTCTTGCTTGTAGCTGGTGAAATAGGAAGTATCTTTAAAAAAGGTGCCACGATATCTGCCGCCATGGGTGGTTGTCAAGCAGAAATAGGCGTTTCGTCTGCCATGGCCGCTGGCGCATTAACAGAATTACTTGGTGGTACACCAGAACAAGTGTTGGTCGCCTCAGAAATTGCTATGGAACATCATCTAGGTCTCACCTGTGACCCCATAGGAGGATTAGTTCAGGTTCCCTGCATTGAACGAAATTCCATGGGGGCAATTAAGGCCATAAATGCTGCGGAATTGGCGTTGGACACCAACCCTAAAGAAGCAAAAGTACCGCTAGACAAGGTAGTAAACACCATGTGGGAAACTGCTAAGGACATGAGCTCTAAATACAAGGAAACCTCAGAAGGTGGGTTGGCAGTTGGAGTATTTCTAAGTGATTGTTGA
- the dnaK gene encoding molecular chaperone DnaK — MSKIIGIDLGTTNSCVSVMEGNEPVVIPNAEGKRTTPSVIAFVEGGEIKVGDPAKRQAVTNPHNTIYSIKRFMGNKFSESSKEAKRVPYKVVKGDNDTPRVDIDGRMYSPQELSAMILQKMKKTAEDYLGQDVTRAVITVPAYFNDSQRQATKEAGEIAGLTVERIINEPTAASLAYGMDKKDTDQKIVVFDFGGGTHDVSILELGDGVFEVLATDGDTHLGGDDVDQKIIDWLAEEFKSDEGLDLREDAMALQRLREAAEKAKIELSSSPQTEINLPYVTATASGPKHLVRTLSRAKFEQLIDDLVKRTIEPCETALKSAGLSKSDIDEIILVGGSTRIPAVQEAVEKFFGKKPSKGVNPDEVVAVGAAIQGGVLTGDVKDVLLLDVTPLSLGIETMGSVFTKLIEANTTIPTKKSQVFSTAADNQPSVEIHVLQGERPMAADNKTIGRFHLDGIPPAPRGTPQIEVTFDIDANGIIKVSATDKATNKTQDIRIEASSGLTEEEIEKMKAEAEANAESDKKAKETADKLNEADAMIFQTEKQLKEFGDKLSDDKKKPIEEALEELKKAYETKDLVIIEPALEKINEAWKVASEEMYKAQAEAQGAAGGEPTADAGGQEAGSGAAEGDNVEDVDFEEVK; from the coding sequence ATGAGCAAAATTATAGGTATAGACTTGGGTACAACAAACTCCTGCGTCTCTGTGATGGAAGGAAACGAGCCCGTAGTAATCCCAAATGCCGAGGGTAAGCGTACAACTCCCTCTGTAATTGCATTTGTGGAAGGCGGAGAGATAAAAGTGGGTGATCCTGCAAAAAGACAAGCAGTTACAAATCCCCATAACACGATTTATTCCATCAAGAGATTTATGGGAAACAAATTCTCAGAATCTTCTAAAGAAGCAAAAAGAGTTCCTTACAAAGTTGTAAAAGGAGATAATGACACGCCAAGAGTGGATATAGATGGGCGCATGTACTCTCCTCAAGAATTGTCAGCTATGATTCTTCAGAAAATGAAGAAAACAGCTGAGGATTATTTGGGTCAAGATGTTACAAGAGCCGTTATTACAGTACCTGCTTACTTTAACGATTCGCAAAGACAAGCTACAAAGGAAGCTGGTGAAATAGCAGGTTTAACCGTAGAGCGAATTATAAACGAGCCTACCGCAGCCTCTTTGGCCTATGGTATGGACAAGAAAGATACAGATCAAAAAATAGTAGTATTTGATTTTGGTGGTGGTACACATGATGTTTCCATTCTTGAATTAGGGGATGGTGTTTTTGAAGTATTGGCAACAGATGGTGATACCCACTTAGGTGGTGATGATGTAGACCAAAAAATTATTGATTGGTTGGCCGAAGAATTCAAAAGTGATGAAGGGCTTGACCTAAGAGAAGATGCAATGGCGTTGCAACGTTTACGTGAAGCTGCTGAAAAGGCAAAAATTGAATTGTCTTCTTCTCCTCAAACAGAAATAAACTTACCTTATGTTACGGCTACTGCTTCTGGCCCTAAACACTTGGTAAGAACATTATCACGTGCAAAATTTGAGCAGCTGATAGATGATTTAGTAAAAAGAACCATTGAGCCTTGTGAAACTGCCTTGAAAAGTGCGGGACTTTCAAAAAGTGATATTGATGAGATTATCTTGGTAGGTGGTTCCACACGTATTCCTGCAGTACAAGAGGCTGTTGAGAAATTCTTTGGAAAGAAACCTTCAAAAGGAGTGAACCCAGATGAGGTAGTCGCAGTTGGTGCCGCAATACAAGGTGGTGTATTAACGGGTGATGTTAAAGACGTATTGTTGTTAGACGTTACGCCACTTTCTCTTGGTATTGAAACCATGGGAAGTGTTTTTACCAAATTGATTGAGGCGAATACAACAATCCCAACAAAGAAATCTCAAGTATTCTCTACTGCTGCTGATAATCAACCTTCGGTTGAAATACATGTGTTGCAAGGAGAACGTCCTATGGCTGCAGATAACAAAACTATCGGTAGATTCCATTTAGATGGTATTCCACCAGCGCCAAGAGGAACACCTCAAATTGAAGTAACCTTTGATATTGATGCGAATGGTATCATTAAAGTATCTGCAACCGACAAGGCTACGAACAAGACTCAGGATATTCGTATTGAGGCTTCTTCAGGTTTGACCGAGGAGGAAATCGAAAAAATGAAAGCTGAGGCTGAAGCAAACGCCGAATCAGATAAAAAGGCCAAAGAAACTGCTGATAAATTGAATGAGGCAGATGCGATGATCTTTCAAACAGAAAAACAATTGAAAGAGTTTGGCGATAAGTTATCTGATGATAAGAAAAAGCCCATCGAAGAAGCTTTGGAAGAACTTAAGAAAGCCTATGAAACCAAAGATTTGGTAATTATTGAACCAGCTTTGGAAAAAATCAATGAGGCATGGAAAGTTGCTTCGGAAGAAATGTACAAAGCACAGGCTGAGGCACAAGGTGCTGCTGGAGGAGAACCAACTGCTGATGCTGGTGGACAGGAAGCGGGTAGTGGAGCGGCAGAAGGTGACAACGTTGAAGACGTAGACTTTGAAGAAGTGAAGTAA
- a CDS encoding T9SS type A sorting domain-containing protein, which translates to MKSNPIKLYQKGIVLFLFVLPVLTTAQTNASEPSGAGTSGDPYQISSLAHLSWLTQTSATWSSYFEQTANIDASETQYWDDADDNNDGDLYNDPNDLTSDGNNEGFSPIGISGAHFFGTYNGHGHNIEGLFIDRPTTDYVGFIGFSNGSSGTISELSISNCIITGKDWVGAFAGLSEHYIVGCYATGTVDGERYVGGLVGASYLDIENSFSRALVSGTEDVGGLVGFSFGSTENSYATGTVTGSSDVGGFVGYSFPIDGDETDCFWDTQTSGQSSDGGGAVGKTTSEMQQQTTFTNWDFGTVWKIDGTNNDGYPYLQWQQFDPVVTTVAVSDISQTTVTANGSLDNLGNPSATDHGFDIGLDANFDFKATYSLGAPSSTGNFSSAITDLPPNTEHFIRSWVSSGSGTIYGETVSFTTHIVPTSYTAPSGMGTEADPYLISNLQELLWISQTPDSWDMYFEQTADIDATATQFLDDSDDNNDGDPFNDPNDLTSNGNNEGFSPIGNSSTNFEGNYNGQGHRIDGLFIYRPTTDYVGFVGFSNGFSDTISELGITNCYIIGKDEVGSLVGSSQHNIIRCYATGTVDGVSYVGGLVGESLGNIENSFSRATVTGLALVGGSVGESLGIIENSYATGTVTGLSSLRGFVGFSVSGSEYYDCFWDTQTSGQSSDGGDAVGKTTTEMQQQTTFTNWDFSTVWKIDGINNDGYPYLQWQQFDPEVTTLAVSDLTATSVTVNGTIDNLGNPQATEYGVQLAENVDFTDQVTIVLGEPLTTGDFIAGFDELDQNTTYYVRAFVKDAFDVVHYGETVEFTTLIDITAPTPSLQNVPAVVDGPFTLELVFDEEIKDLSPSAITVAPDENGLNMATLGALVTVTEGFSYTIEVTPTIEGELRFFNENVGMARDLAGNNSNVLEEVTVIYDISAPELQSITLSSNNAASSSFAKAGDEVYLDFESNEPILDAIGNIHSTVVTFFNVEDNLWRGMLPITENMHEGNVSFELFVTDIYNNGVFVENTLDGSSVIVDITAPTAACQPMTITLDDSGNAVISAEDIDNGSFDANAIANRSIDVAAFTCEDLGENEVNLTVTDVAGNSSSCSSTVNIQAANGIGCEIPELDTDNFLIQIVPNSCEENADGALTIATMNIELEYVVNIEGIETLELNTTQGFSKSIENLSAGSYNICFTIAGFPQTEVCTTAVITEPEPLLVTSSFNTESGALELGLSGSNAYTITLNDKDFDVTGDSFSTVLSDTLTNLRVSTGFDCQGVYEEEFIVSEEILYGPNPTDGILNIYVPGTDTQVKIAVHNFSGNMVLLTDYEITATRMLELDLRVISSGTYMVTIKGETMEEAIKVIRL; encoded by the coding sequence ATGAAATCCAACCCAATAAAACTATATCAAAAGGGAATCGTATTGTTTTTGTTTGTACTGCCTGTGCTAACAACAGCGCAAACCAATGCATCAGAACCTTCTGGTGCAGGTACTTCAGGAGATCCGTATCAAATTTCTTCACTGGCCCATTTATCATGGCTTACACAAACAAGCGCTACCTGGAGCAGCTATTTTGAACAAACAGCCAATATAGATGCCTCTGAAACCCAATATTGGGATGATGCGGATGACAACAACGATGGTGATCTGTACAATGACCCCAATGACCTTACTAGTGACGGGAACAACGAAGGTTTTTCTCCAATAGGAATTAGCGGCGCACATTTTTTTGGCACATACAATGGCCACGGCCATAACATAGAGGGTCTGTTCATTGACCGCCCCACTACAGATTATGTGGGTTTTATAGGGTTTTCGAATGGCTCAAGTGGCACCATTTCAGAATTGAGTATATCCAATTGCATTATCACTGGAAAGGATTGGGTAGGCGCCTTTGCTGGACTAAGCGAACATTATATAGTCGGCTGCTATGCCACGGGAACGGTAGATGGAGAAAGGTATGTGGGCGGTTTAGTTGGTGCATCCTATCTTGATATTGAAAATTCTTTTTCAAGGGCTTTAGTTTCTGGTACAGAAGACGTTGGTGGTTTGGTGGGTTTTTCATTCGGCTCTACTGAAAATTCATATGCAACGGGAACGGTGACAGGTTCATCCGATGTGGGAGGTTTTGTTGGCTATTCATTTCCAATTGATGGTGATGAAACTGACTGTTTTTGGGATACCCAGACTTCAGGGCAAAGCAGCGATGGCGGTGGTGCCGTTGGTAAAACAACATCAGAAATGCAACAACAGACCACCTTTACCAATTGGGATTTTGGTACGGTCTGGAAAATAGACGGTACAAATAATGATGGATACCCGTACCTGCAATGGCAGCAGTTTGACCCTGTAGTAACCACTGTTGCGGTCTCGGACATCTCCCAGACCACCGTAACGGCAAATGGCAGTTTGGACAACCTTGGAAACCCAAGTGCAACCGATCATGGATTTGATATAGGCTTGGACGCCAATTTTGATTTTAAGGCAACATATTCATTGGGTGCCCCTTCCAGTACTGGTAATTTTTCCTCTGCAATAACCGATTTACCACCAAATACGGAACATTTTATACGCAGCTGGGTAAGCTCAGGTTCAGGAACTATTTATGGTGAAACCGTAAGTTTTACCACGCATATTGTGCCCACTAGTTATACGGCACCTTCCGGTATGGGAACGGAAGCGGACCCATATCTGATCTCCAATCTGCAGGAACTGTTATGGATAAGCCAGACCCCGGATTCTTGGGACATGTATTTTGAACAGACCGCGGATATAGATGCCACGGCTACCCAATTTTTAGATGATAGTGACGACAACAACGATGGTGACCCGTTCAATGACCCCAACGACCTCACCAGTAACGGGAACAACGAAGGTTTTTCTCCTATTGGAAATAGCAGCACCAATTTTGAGGGAAACTATAATGGCCAGGGGCATCGAATAGATGGTTTGTTCATTTACCGCCCCACTACAGATTATGTGGGTTTTGTTGGGTTTTCGAATGGCTTTAGTGACACCATTTCAGAATTGGGGATAACCAACTGTTATATCATAGGAAAGGATGAAGTTGGTAGTTTAGTTGGTTCAAGCCAGCATAACATAATCCGTTGTTACGCTACAGGAACGGTTGATGGAGTGAGTTACGTCGGTGGTTTAGTTGGTGAATCACTGGGTAATATTGAAAATTCATTTTCAAGGGCAACAGTTACCGGTTTAGCTTTAGTTGGCGGTTCGGTAGGTGAGTCTTTGGGAATAATTGAAAATTCGTATGCAACAGGCACCGTAACAGGCTTATCCAGTCTGCGTGGATTTGTTGGCTTTTCAGTGTCGGGTAGTGAATATTATGACTGTTTTTGGGATACACAGACTTCAGGGCAAAGTAGCGATGGCGGTGATGCCGTTGGAAAAACAACCACGGAAATGCAACAACAGACCACCTTTACCAATTGGGATTTTAGCACGGTCTGGAAAATAGACGGGATAAACAATGATGGATATCCATACCTACAATGGCAGCAGTTTGATCCTGAGGTAACCACACTTGCGGTTTCTGACCTAACAGCTACTTCCGTTACCGTAAATGGTACTATAGATAATTTAGGGAATCCGCAAGCTACTGAGTATGGGGTGCAGTTGGCAGAAAATGTCGATTTTACAGATCAAGTAACAATTGTATTGGGTGAACCTTTGACAACGGGTGATTTTATAGCGGGTTTTGACGAACTAGATCAAAATACAACCTATTATGTGAGGGCATTTGTAAAAGACGCTTTTGATGTAGTTCATTACGGCGAAACAGTTGAATTTACTACATTGATAGATATAACAGCCCCTACGCCAAGTCTCCAGAACGTACCCGCTGTTGTGGATGGGCCTTTTACATTGGAACTGGTATTTGATGAAGAGATCAAGGACTTGTCACCAAGCGCCATAACTGTTGCTCCAGATGAAAATGGTCTAAATATGGCTACTTTGGGAGCTTTGGTCACGGTCACCGAGGGCTTTTCCTATACCATAGAAGTGACCCCAACCATAGAGGGTGAACTTCGCTTTTTTAATGAAAATGTTGGTATGGCCAGAGATTTGGCGGGGAACAATAGTAATGTTTTAGAGGAGGTCACCGTCATATATGATATTTCTGCACCAGAGTTGCAGTCCATTACCTTAAGTTCCAATAATGCAGCCTCATCAAGTTTTGCTAAAGCAGGAGATGAGGTTTATCTGGATTTTGAATCCAATGAACCCATATTAGACGCCATAGGAAACATTCATAGTACGGTGGTTACATTTTTTAATGTTGAGGATAATTTATGGAGGGGCATGCTACCCATTACAGAAAACATGCATGAAGGAAACGTTAGTTTTGAATTGTTCGTGACCGATATCTATAATAATGGTGTGTTTGTAGAGAACACCTTGGATGGCAGCTCGGTTATCGTAGATATTACAGCACCAACAGCAGCTTGCCAACCCATGACCATTACTTTGGATGACTCGGGTAATGCCGTTATTTCGGCAGAAGACATTGATAACGGTTCGTTTGATGCCAATGCCATAGCAAATAGGTCCATTGATGTTGCGGCATTTACCTGCGAAGATTTAGGGGAAAACGAGGTGAACCTAACTGTGACCGATGTGGCCGGAAATTCCAGTAGTTGTTCCTCAACCGTTAATATACAAGCTGCAAATGGAATAGGCTGCGAAATTCCTGAATTGGACACCGACAATTTTTTAATCCAGATAGTACCTAATTCCTGTGAAGAAAATGCAGATGGCGCGTTGACCATTGCCACGATGAATATTGAACTGGAATATGTTGTGAATATTGAAGGCATAGAAACTTTGGAATTAAACACCACTCAAGGGTTTTCAAAAAGTATTGAGAATTTGTCCGCAGGTTCTTATAACATTTGTTTTACAATAGCAGGATTTCCACAGACGGAGGTGTGTACCACAGCTGTAATTACAGAACCTGAGCCTCTTTTGGTAACAAGTTCGTTCAATACTGAATCCGGAGCTTTGGAGCTTGGCTTATCAGGAAGTAATGCATACACGATAACCCTGAATGATAAAGATTTTGACGTTACGGGCGATAGTTTCTCCACAGTACTTTCAGATACATTGACGAACCTCAGAGTAAGCACAGGCTTTGACTGCCAGGGAGTTTATGAAGAAGAATTTATCGTATCAGAAGAAATATTATACGGACCAAACCCAACCGATGGTATTCTAAATATCTATGTTCCAGGAACGGATACGCAGGTGAAGATTGCAGTACATAATTTTTCTGGAAATATGGTTTTACTAACTGATTATGAAATCACTGCGACTAGAATGCTGGAATTGGATTTAAGGGTGATCAGTTCAGGAACCTATATGGTTACAATAAAAGGAGAAACAATGGAAGAAGCTATTAAGGTAATACGTTTATGA
- a CDS encoding response regulator — MKTNPLKIVIIDSDEKLHPLYRFYFSDESRYQLVEIYTSVNKFMCRSAKTDPDIVVSEVNLTGISGIDGISYFNKQNEALKVLMTSQKCDFKIIKEAFKKGADGFLTKPLTKNRFFNALEELHHHGVVLEHDIARKIIHSFQIKTFERFSKKENQIVELLTQGYTYKMIADRLCVTPSAVNFHIQNIYVKLNVNSKAEALKKLQEMETHQLNAA, encoded by the coding sequence ATGAAAACTAACCCTTTAAAAATCGTAATCATTGATAGTGATGAAAAATTGCACCCCCTTTATAGATTTTACTTTAGCGATGAGTCGCGCTATCAATTAGTAGAAATATATACTTCAGTAAATAAATTTATGTGCCGTTCAGCAAAAACTGACCCCGATATTGTCGTTTCTGAAGTTAATCTGACCGGAATCTCAGGAATTGATGGAATATCGTATTTCAATAAGCAAAATGAAGCTCTTAAAGTCTTGATGACAAGTCAGAAATGTGATTTCAAGATTATTAAAGAAGCTTTTAAAAAGGGAGCAGACGGCTTTTTAACGAAACCTTTGACCAAAAACCGATTCTTCAATGCTTTAGAGGAGTTACATCATCATGGAGTAGTCTTGGAACATGATATTGCCAGAAAAATCATCCACTCTTTTCAAATCAAAACTTTTGAGCGGTTTTCAAAAAAGGAAAATCAAATTGTTGAGCTTCTCACCCAAGGATATACTTATAAGATGATTGCGGACAGGCTCTGCGTAACACCAAGCGCCGTGAATTTCCACATTCAGAACATTTATGTAAAACTTAATGTAAACTCAAAAGCGGAGGCTTTGAAGAAACTTCAAGAGATGGAAACACATCAATTGAACGCAGCATAG
- a CDS encoding PD40 domain-containing protein, with the protein MTRILTYSLTLIIGLFHMNQITAQNPMKLETSKEAIKINNGHLSTLEGYIPSKSMTKDGKTAYFSQSSEQKPLYGVFSKKEQIHEIYRAEKINGKWSNITKLKVCPKYASAKHPTVSEDGKRLFFASNMRGSYGKYDIYVADINVDGSLGVSKNLGPKVNTKEDELYPNIYNGTLLFFASEGRDGFGGLDLYASQVSYNTLTPSVNLGSHINSSRDDYAIQLDLEKGESYVVSNRGENHTIEQVTIAYRRQPMDNTMVAYSDENLKTALNAEISNEYTSTSFED; encoded by the coding sequence ATGACACGCATATTAACCTACAGTTTGACATTAATTATCGGTTTGTTTCATATGAATCAGATTACAGCACAAAATCCGATGAAACTTGAAACCAGTAAAGAAGCTATCAAAATAAACAATGGTCATTTATCAACACTTGAAGGTTACATTCCTTCCAAGTCAATGACCAAAGATGGCAAAACAGCATACTTCAGCCAATCCAGTGAGCAAAAACCACTATATGGGGTGTTTTCAAAAAAGGAGCAAATACACGAAATCTATCGTGCTGAAAAAATAAATGGTAAATGGAGTAACATTACCAAATTGAAGGTATGCCCAAAATATGCTTCTGCTAAACACCCAACTGTTTCAGAAGATGGCAAACGTCTTTTCTTTGCCTCCAACATGAGAGGTAGCTATGGAAAATATGATATCTATGTTGCCGATATTAACGTGGATGGAAGTTTAGGTGTATCTAAAAACCTTGGCCCCAAGGTAAATACCAAAGAAGATGAATTATACCCTAATATATACAATGGTACGCTTTTGTTCTTTGCCTCTGAAGGCCGAGATGGGTTTGGAGGTCTGGACCTCTATGCTTCTCAAGTATCATACAACACCCTTACTCCTTCTGTAAATCTTGGAAGTCATATTAATAGTAGTAGAGATGATTACGCCATACAACTTGATCTAGAAAAAGGAGAGAGCTATGTGGTATCCAATAGAGGAGAAAACCACACCATTGAACAAGTAACCATTGCCTACAGAAGACAACCTATGGATAATACCATGGTAGCTTACAGTGATGAAAATCTTAAAACAGCATTAAATGCTGAAATTTCTAACGAGTACACAAGCACTTCCTTTGAAGATTAA